From the Ruminiclostridium josui JCM 17888 genome, one window contains:
- a CDS encoding helix-turn-helix domain-containing protein codes for MKMSKGMKKDADKFLIQPGMSFQEGISGTNAVNLAISLEKSVYILPHHHYCDFLRKWYCYSTPINYKGKLSGCLALFIAGHPIKTELIAITELIAYQIATELRNISKESPCCQPNIKLNDRQITLLKLLAMGLTDKAIAMEMNLNIGTISYHKTNMYKILEAECSTQAVVKALKFNIISIDQIEL; via the coding sequence ATGAAAATGAGCAAAGGGATGAAAAAGGATGCTGATAAATTTTTGATACAGCCTGGAATGTCGTTTCAAGAAGGTATAAGTGGTACAAATGCGGTTAATCTAGCTATAAGTTTGGAAAAGTCTGTTTATATATTACCCCATCATCATTACTGTGATTTTTTGAGAAAATGGTATTGCTATTCTACTCCAATAAACTATAAAGGAAAATTATCGGGGTGTTTGGCACTTTTTATTGCCGGACATCCAATAAAAACTGAACTGATAGCCATTACTGAATTAATAGCGTATCAGATTGCAACTGAACTTAGAAATATTTCAAAAGAATCCCCATGTTGCCAACCAAATATTAAGTTGAATGACCGTCAGATAACTTTATTAAAGCTGCTTGCCATGGGGCTGACCGACAAGGCAATAGCCATGGAAATGAATCTTAATATTGGTACAATAAGCTATCATAAAACTAATATGTATAAAATATTGGAAGCAGAATGTAGCACTCAGGCTGTGGTTAAAGCTCTTAAATTTAATATAATCTCCATAGACCAAATCGAACTTTGA
- a CDS encoding ABC transporter substrate-binding protein, with protein sequence MRKVHEKSILLGIGIGMIITAIVGMIYSSGTETQKELTKEEIISRAKTYGLIEPVRILDKDNSEATDSTAADTTSEKSPGVSTVSPASNEAAEKTSTANKDNTSTDTNERNIVINIEDGHTSSDVMKQLLNKGIIANEKDFTNTIHTYKATRKIISGTYKFKKNEDVEYLVKKICGIK encoded by the coding sequence ATGAGAAAAGTGCACGAGAAAAGTATTTTGTTGGGAATCGGCATCGGAATGATTATAACCGCAATAGTTGGTATGATTTATTCCAGCGGGACAGAAACACAAAAGGAATTAACCAAGGAAGAGATAATCAGCCGTGCTAAGACCTATGGCTTGATAGAACCTGTTAGAATACTAGATAAAGATAATTCTGAAGCCACAGATAGTACAGCTGCTGATACAACAAGTGAAAAGTCACCGGGAGTAAGTACTGTTTCTCCGGCTTCAAATGAGGCTGCAGAAAAAACAAGCACTGCAAATAAGGACAACACAAGTACAGATACTAATGAACGAAATATCGTTATTAATATAGAAGATGGTCATACATCAAGCGATGTAATGAAACAACTTCTTAATAAAGGAATCATAGCAAACGAAAAAGATTTTACCAATACTATTCATACTTACAAGGCAACCAGAAAAATTATTTCGGGAACATATAAGTTTAAGAAAAATGAAGATGTAGAATACCTTGTAAAGAAAATATGCGGTATTAAATAA
- a CDS encoding DUF6115 domain-containing protein, producing MGAFYVTIIFLGVILVAVALFLILMDRANGKDFFKEFDRKKDEMFSLIQDSEEMIHELNRMSDYVVTVISEKNQEFFKKVKEMDNQDKAEEKSVSKIQEQTQIEEPVVLDQELSTEVDKINQQINQDIQKLSNIQSYKNMQSGKKQQNDSTNEIVDTKEENEKPSKLVLNSRRKQVLQLIEQGLSNDEIAEKMKIGKGEIGLIRGLSGSK from the coding sequence ATGGGAGCATTTTACGTTACTATAATATTCTTGGGAGTTATTTTGGTAGCAGTAGCTCTTTTTCTGATTTTAATGGATAGGGCTAACGGTAAAGACTTTTTTAAAGAATTTGATCGCAAAAAAGATGAGATGTTCAGTTTAATTCAGGATTCAGAAGAAATGATACATGAACTTAACAGAATGTCTGATTATGTTGTAACAGTGATTTCTGAAAAGAATCAGGAATTTTTCAAAAAAGTTAAAGAAATGGATAACCAAGACAAAGCAGAAGAAAAGTCTGTTAGCAAAATTCAAGAGCAAACACAAATTGAGGAGCCGGTTGTTTTAGACCAGGAGCTTTCAACTGAAGTGGATAAAATTAATCAGCAAATCAATCAGGATATTCAAAAGTTATCAAATATCCAGAGCTACAAGAATATGCAAAGCGGTAAAAAACAGCAAAACGATTCAACCAATGAAATAGTTGATACAAAAGAAGAAAATGAGAAGCCTTCAAAATTGGTACTTAACAGCAGAAGAAAGCAAGTACTGCAATTAATTGAGCAGGGCTTAAGTAATGATGAAATTGCAGAGAAAATGAAGATAGGAAAAGGTGAAATTGGACTTATACGTGGTTTAAGCGGCAGTAAATAG
- a CDS encoding DUF342 domain-containing protein, which yields MVEQKDLKILVTVSPDELKAYITLYNTGDNSAITKEDIISALESQRVVFGIKEDIIEYLVESPMYNEAFCVAEGIAPQNGKNGMVTYHFNTDVSKTPTLMEDGRINYRELNLIQSVQEGQVLCSLVPPIKGVEGKTVKGRVLPAVNGKPAVLPRGKNVAISEDGQTLIATTAGEVEYLDATKVSVYTNHEVPADVDNSTGNVNFVGSVIIKGNVLSGFSVEAGGNVEVFGVVEGATIKAGGNIILRRGMQGMGKGTLIAGGDIVARYIEYSNIEASNNIQAEAIMHSNVKCGNKLELTGNKGLLVGGTCKVGNIVVAKVIGSHMATTTDVEVGVDPSVRERYKNAREELISMENDIKKADQAITILRKMESAGALTPDKQEILTKSVRTKVYLSSKIEEVKHEVALLDEKLQQEGNGKIRALNYIYPGVKVSIGTCMMYVKEPLQYCTLYRDGADVRVGPIDK from the coding sequence ATGGTAGAACAAAAAGATTTGAAAATTTTAGTAACGGTTTCACCAGACGAGCTAAAAGCTTATATAACTCTTTACAACACCGGAGACAATTCAGCAATTACAAAAGAAGATATTATTAGCGCTCTTGAAAGTCAGAGAGTAGTTTTTGGAATCAAGGAAGATATTATAGAATATCTTGTTGAAAGCCCAATGTACAACGAAGCATTTTGTGTAGCGGAAGGTATTGCACCTCAAAATGGTAAAAACGGTATGGTTACATACCATTTTAACACTGATGTTAGCAAAACTCCTACTTTAATGGAGGACGGCAGGATAAATTATAGGGAGTTGAATTTGATTCAGTCGGTTCAGGAGGGGCAGGTACTATGCTCTTTGGTTCCCCCTATAAAAGGTGTAGAAGGTAAAACTGTTAAAGGTAGAGTTTTACCCGCTGTAAACGGTAAACCTGCGGTTCTTCCAAGGGGAAAGAATGTTGCAATATCTGAGGATGGACAAACCCTTATTGCAACAACTGCAGGAGAGGTTGAATATCTGGACGCTACGAAAGTAAGCGTTTATACAAACCATGAAGTTCCCGCTGATGTAGATAATTCAACAGGAAATGTTAATTTTGTAGGAAGTGTTATTATAAAGGGTAATGTTTTATCAGGATTCTCTGTAGAAGCCGGCGGAAATGTTGAAGTATTTGGGGTTGTTGAAGGTGCAACAATTAAAGCCGGAGGGAATATTATATTACGACGGGGAATGCAGGGGATGGGTAAAGGAACACTCATTGCCGGCGGTGATATAGTAGCAAGATACATAGAATACAGTAACATAGAAGCAAGTAATAATATTCAGGCCGAAGCCATAATGCACAGTAATGTAAAATGCGGAAACAAGCTTGAGCTAACTGGAAACAAGGGACTTCTGGTGGGAGGTACCTGTAAGGTTGGTAACATTGTAGTTGCTAAGGTTATAGGCTCACATATGGCTACAACTACAGACGTTGAAGTAGGTGTGGATCCTTCTGTAAGGGAAAGATATAAAAATGCAAGAGAAGAATTGATTTCAATGGAAAATGATATAAAAAAGGCAGACCAAGCAATTACAATATTACGCAAGATGGAAAGTGCGGGTGCATTGACTCCGGATAAGCAGGAGATTTTAACAAAGAGTGTTCGGACAAAAGTGTATTTATCATCAAAGATTGAGGAAGTAAAACATGAAGTAGCACTTCTGGATGAAAAGTTACAACAGGAAGGCAATGGCAAGATTCGTGCATTAAATTATATTTATCCCGGAGTAAAGGTTTCCATTGGAACATGTATGATGTATGTGAAGGAACCTCTTCAATACTGTACCTTGTACAGAGATGGTGCAGATGTACGTGTTGGGCCTATTGACAAGTAA
- a CDS encoding FliA/WhiG family RNA polymerase sigma factor, with translation MFSENVNHLWKQYIETKDAAAKEKLIIQYAYLIKYVAGRLSIYFGSNVEFDDLVGYGAFGLIDAIEKYDLAKGVKFETYASLRIRGSIIDSIRDMDWVPRSLRQKNKELEKVYAEIENEKGHTATDKEVAEKMGLGMDDFYKLLNDVNVSSMMSLDEFMEQNYERGLEIFSESTEDKPEASLEFNEMKQLLADSIDKLPEKEKAVITFYYFEELTLKEISAIMNVTESRISQLHTKALLRMKGKLFRHKIMLES, from the coding sequence ATGTTTAGCGAAAATGTTAATCATCTATGGAAACAATATATTGAAACTAAAGATGCCGCTGCAAAAGAAAAGTTAATAATACAATACGCATATCTTATAAAATATGTTGCAGGAAGGCTAAGTATATATTTTGGTTCAAATGTGGAATTTGATGATTTGGTTGGATACGGTGCATTCGGGCTTATTGATGCAATAGAAAAATATGATCTCGCTAAGGGTGTTAAATTTGAAACATATGCCTCTTTAAGAATAAGAGGTTCAATTATAGATAGTATACGTGATATGGACTGGGTTCCCAGATCGCTTAGGCAAAAAAACAAGGAACTGGAAAAAGTATATGCTGAAATAGAAAATGAAAAAGGCCATACTGCAACCGACAAGGAAGTTGCTGAAAAAATGGGGTTGGGTATGGACGATTTTTATAAATTATTAAATGACGTAAATGTGTCTTCAATGATGTCTCTTGATGAGTTTATGGAGCAAAATTATGAAAGAGGACTTGAAATATTTAGTGAAAGTACTGAAGATAAACCGGAAGCTTCCTTGGAATTTAATGAAATGAAGCAGCTTCTTGCTGATTCTATAGACAAGTTACCAGAAAAAGAAAAAGCGGTAATTACATTCTATTATTTTGAGGAACTGACTTTAAAGGAAATAAGTGCTATAATGAATGTAACGGAATCAAGAATTTCCCAATTGCATACAAAAGCACTACTTAGAATGAAAGGGAAGCTGTTTAGGCATAAGATAATGCTTGAATCGTAA
- a CDS encoding chemotaxis protein CheD, with product MDIEIIKVGMADLNSSRHPCMLTTLGLGSCVGVALYDSTSKVAGLAHVMLPSSEQAKNNSNIAKFADTAIVKLVDDMIKLGARKDRIVAKLAGGAQMFVFNQSSDLMRIGYRNVVASKEKLKLLNIPVISEDTGGNYGRTIELYSDDGRLMIKTIGFGIKQI from the coding sequence ATGGATATTGAAATTATAAAGGTTGGTATGGCTGACCTTAATTCATCGCGTCATCCTTGTATGTTAACTACACTAGGTCTTGGTTCATGTGTGGGGGTTGCCCTGTATGATTCTACATCAAAAGTAGCCGGATTAGCACACGTTATGCTGCCTAGCAGTGAACAAGCAAAAAATAACAGTAACATTGCCAAGTTTGCTGATACGGCTATAGTAAAATTAGTAGATGACATGATAAAACTTGGTGCAAGGAAAGACAGAATAGTAGCAAAACTAGCCGGTGGAGCCCAAATGTTTGTATTTAATCAAAGCTCAGATTTAATGAGAATAGGATACAGAAATGTGGTTGCATCAAAGGAAAAACTTAAACTATTAAATATACCCGTTATATCTGAGGATACGGGAGGAAATTACGGACGTACCATAGAACTGTACTCTGACGATGGAAGACTAATGATAAAGACAATCGGTTTTGGAATAAAACAAATATAG
- a CDS encoding chemotaxis protein CheC: protein MSISFDELNNIQMDVLREIGNIGAGNAVTSLAKMIDKKVDMAVPEVKIMGFDKVSQILGGEEILVVGILLNVTGDLTGNMMFILDINAARKLVNILLGSNDETNLDFNELELSALKEIGNILTASYLSALAGLTNLKILPSVPELAIDMAGAILSVPAIEFGKVGDSVLYIETEFSEGITKVFGDFLLIPDVESYEVLLRALGVIE, encoded by the coding sequence ATGTCAATTAGTTTTGATGAATTAAATAATATTCAGATGGATGTGCTTAGAGAGATTGGAAATATCGGCGCAGGAAATGCAGTAACTTCTTTGGCTAAAATGATAGACAAAAAAGTGGATATGGCTGTACCAGAAGTTAAAATAATGGGATTTGATAAGGTTAGTCAGATTCTTGGTGGTGAAGAAATACTTGTTGTTGGAATCTTGCTTAATGTAACCGGTGATTTAACCGGTAATATGATGTTTATTTTGGACATTAATGCTGCCAGAAAACTGGTAAATATATTACTAGGTTCCAATGATGAAACTAATCTAGATTTTAACGAGTTGGAGTTATCTGCATTAAAGGAAATCGGTAACATACTAACGGCATCATATCTATCAGCATTGGCTGGCTTGACAAACTTAAAAATATTGCCTTCTGTACCGGAACTTGCTATAGACATGGCAGGTGCAATACTAAGCGTACCGGCAATTGAGTTTGGAAAGGTCGGCGATTCAGTATTATATATAGAGACTGAGTTTAGTGAAGGCATTACAAAGGTTTTTGGAGACTTTCTACTGATACCTGATGTTGAATCATACGAGGTACTATTAAGAGCATTGGGAGTTATAGAATAA
- a CDS encoding chemotaxis protein CheW, which produces MADVQLQEFESKQFIVFSLGEERFGIDSLKITTIDRMKTITRVPKTPPYIKGVINLRGDIIPVMDLRLKFNLPVAEETEETRIIILKLEEVSIGVIVDQVLQTIQLTGDSIESAASLMNSTIADYILGIGKVDGEIVTLLNFDKLVKI; this is translated from the coding sequence ATGGCTGACGTACAACTTCAAGAATTTGAATCAAAACAGTTTATTGTATTTAGTCTCGGAGAAGAGCGTTTTGGTATTGACTCACTTAAAATTACAACTATAGACAGAATGAAAACAATAACAAGGGTCCCTAAAACGCCACCTTATATTAAAGGGGTTATAAATTTAAGAGGGGATATAATCCCTGTAATGGATTTAAGACTAAAATTTAATCTTCCTGTAGCAGAAGAGACGGAAGAAACGCGTATAATAATTTTAAAGCTTGAAGAAGTTTCAATAGGTGTTATAGTTGATCAAGTACTTCAAACGATACAACTTACTGGAGATTCTATTGAGAGTGCTGCAAGTTTAATGAACAGTACTATAGCAGATTATATATTAGGAATTGGCAAGGTTGATGGAGAAATTGTGACTCTTCTGAATTTCGATAAGCTTGTTAAAATATAA
- a CDS encoding chemotaxis protein CheA — MDMSQYLQIFIEEAKEHVQSLNECLLQIEKDPEDKDVLNEIFRVAHTLKGMAGTMGYTKMTKLTHDMENVLHAIRNDEIKVTSDLVDVLFKCLDALENYVNSVVNTGGEGDKEYKNVIDALNEILANKGTVKTPEKTRSAEKPAQPVNEDKYLTAQMQLDEFEKNAVNKAKDMGINALKITLVLNSGCLLKSARAFILFQTLERYGEIIKSQPSVQDIEDEKFDNEFTVIVVSKENEQLFEKELNSIAEVDEVVISTLDKFDTDSSSAASEADKPVVEAKASETVQETQKHVTEHQESPKPSANNAPKKTQRTVRVDIDRLDVLMNLVGELIITKTRLEGTDITEKPQEYHETLEYLERITTNLNDAVMKVRMVPVETVFNRFPRMIRDIAKDLGKEIELKMSGEETELDRTVIDEIGDPLIHLLRNSCDHGLESTEKRKELGKPEVGRINLTAYQSGNNVLIEVEDDGAGINIEKIKNKAVENGIITREAANSMTQQDAIELLFRPSFSTADKITGLSGRGVGLDVVKTKIEQLGGTVEVETQSGKGSKFIIKLPLTLAIYQALLVNVGGEKYAIPLGSIYQIYNWSAEDVKTVQGQEVILLRNMVVPITRLADSLEVPNREEQANQKQLKIVIVRKGEKLTGLVVDSVIGQQEIVIKSLGKLLTGIKYLAGATILGDGNVALIVDVNSIT; from the coding sequence ATGGATATGAGTCAATATTTACAAATATTCATAGAGGAAGCAAAAGAACACGTTCAGAGTTTGAATGAGTGCCTTTTGCAAATAGAAAAGGATCCTGAAGATAAAGATGTGTTAAACGAGATTTTCAGGGTGGCACATACACTTAAAGGAATGGCAGGAACCATGGGGTATACTAAAATGACAAAATTAACCCATGACATGGAAAATGTTCTTCATGCTATTAGAAACGATGAAATCAAGGTTACTTCAGACCTTGTTGATGTGTTGTTTAAATGTCTTGATGCACTTGAAAATTATGTAAACAGTGTAGTTAATACCGGCGGAGAGGGCGATAAGGAATATAAAAATGTAATAGATGCCCTTAATGAGATACTGGCCAATAAGGGTACAGTTAAAACTCCTGAGAAAACAAGATCAGCAGAAAAGCCTGCACAGCCTGTTAATGAGGATAAATATTTAACTGCACAGATGCAACTTGATGAGTTTGAGAAAAATGCAGTAAACAAGGCAAAAGATATGGGCATCAATGCTTTAAAGATTACTCTTGTGCTTAATAGCGGGTGTCTGTTGAAATCAGCAAGAGCATTTATATTATTCCAAACATTGGAAAGATATGGTGAAATTATAAAGTCACAGCCTTCAGTACAAGATATTGAGGATGAAAAATTTGATAATGAATTCACAGTAATTGTAGTATCAAAAGAAAATGAACAGCTTTTTGAAAAGGAATTGAATTCCATAGCAGAAGTTGATGAAGTCGTTATATCTACTCTTGATAAGTTTGATACTGACAGTTCTTCTGCAGCTTCAGAAGCAGACAAACCTGTTGTTGAGGCAAAAGCCAGTGAAACTGTGCAGGAGACTCAAAAACATGTAACTGAGCATCAAGAATCTCCAAAGCCAAGTGCTAATAATGCTCCTAAAAAAACACAGAGAACAGTCAGAGTTGATATTGACAGACTTGATGTTTTAATGAATCTTGTTGGAGAACTTATAATAACAAAAACGAGACTTGAAGGAACTGATATAACCGAAAAGCCTCAGGAATATCATGAAACTCTTGAATATCTTGAAAGGATAACTACTAATCTCAATGACGCTGTTATGAAGGTTAGAATGGTTCCTGTTGAGACCGTATTTAACCGTTTCCCTAGAATGATAAGAGATATCGCAAAGGATTTGGGTAAAGAAATAGAATTGAAGATGTCGGGTGAGGAAACAGAACTTGACAGGACTGTTATTGATGAAATCGGAGATCCTCTTATCCACTTGCTCAGAAATTCCTGTGACCACGGTCTGGAATCTACCGAAAAAAGAAAAGAACTTGGTAAGCCTGAGGTAGGAAGAATTAACCTCACAGCATACCAGTCAGGAAATAACGTATTAATTGAGGTTGAAGATGACGGTGCAGGAATAAATATAGAAAAGATAAAAAATAAAGCTGTAGAAAACGGTATAATAACTAGAGAAGCTGCTAATTCAATGACTCAACAAGATGCAATAGAGCTTTTATTTAGACCAAGCTTCAGTACTGCTGACAAGATTACAGGATTGTCAGGAAGAGGTGTGGGTCTTGATGTGGTTAAAACCAAAATTGAGCAGCTTGGAGGAACAGTTGAAGTTGAAACACAAAGCGGTAAGGGAAGTAAATTTATTATAAAATTACCGTTGACATTGGCAATATATCAAGCATTATTGGTAAATGTAGGCGGAGAAAAATATGCTATACCATTAGGCTCAATTTATCAGATATATAATTGGTCTGCAGAAGATGTAAAAACTGTTCAGGGACAAGAGGTTATATTGCTTCGTAACATGGTTGTACCTATTACAAGGCTTGCTGATTCTCTTGAGGTTCCAAACAGGGAGGAACAAGCTAACCAGAAACAGTTAAAAATAGTAATTGTTAGAAAAGGTGAAAAGCTGACAGGACTTGTTGTAGACAGTGTTATAGGACAGCAGGAAATAGTTATTAAATCTTTGGGTAAACTCCTGACTGGAATCAAGTATTTGGCTGGGGCTACAATACTTGGTGACGGAAATGTGGCATTAATAGTTGATGTAAATTCCATTACTTAA
- a CDS encoding protein-glutamate methylesterase/protein-glutamine glutaminase, producing MSLKLKKNNPIKVLIVDDSAFMRKVLSDMLNSDDSISVVGTAVDGKDALEKIHHLHPDVVTLDVDMPVMDGINCLKQIMQRVPKPVIMFGSETEYGTEMTIRALDEGAVDFVVKPKNIFEIKNDSKRNEIIEKIIIAKNIKLKSIQKKTIDSDKRAASKGRKPVKNIIAIGSSTGGPKALQTVIPYLPGDMSIAVLIVQHMPPGFTKSLAERLDSKSNLIVKEATHKEKVLEGYAYIAPGDSHMKIQTSANGDIIINLDKSPPVGGHRPSVDVMMTSLSETGLQNIIGVILTGMGADGSAGIKKLKEVNKSFIIAQDEETSVVYGMPKMAVQTGAVDKIVSLDKIPSEIIQYLGVR from the coding sequence ATGAGTTTAAAGTTAAAAAAGAACAATCCAATAAAGGTATTGATTGTAGATGACTCTGCATTTATGAGAAAAGTGCTGTCAGACATGCTTAACTCAGATGATTCTATTTCTGTGGTGGGTACTGCTGTTGATGGTAAAGATGCATTGGAAAAAATACATCATTTACATCCGGATGTGGTAACATTGGATGTAGATATGCCTGTAATGGACGGGATTAACTGTTTGAAGCAAATTATGCAGAGAGTTCCCAAACCTGTAATAATGTTTGGAAGCGAAACAGAGTATGGTACTGAAATGACCATAAGAGCACTGGATGAAGGTGCAGTTGATTTTGTTGTAAAGCCAAAGAATATATTTGAAATAAAAAATGATTCTAAGAGAAATGAAATAATAGAGAAAATTATTATTGCTAAAAACATTAAGCTAAAATCTATTCAAAAAAAGACGATAGATAGTGATAAAAGAGCAGCCTCAAAAGGCAGAAAGCCTGTGAAAAATATTATAGCAATTGGAAGTTCTACAGGTGGGCCAAAGGCATTGCAAACAGTTATACCATACTTGCCAGGAGATATGTCCATAGCGGTTCTGATAGTTCAGCACATGCCTCCTGGATTTACTAAGTCCCTGGCTGAAAGATTGGATAGTAAGAGTAACTTGATAGTCAAAGAAGCTACCCATAAAGAAAAAGTACTTGAGGGTTATGCATATATAGCACCTGGGGACTCACATATGAAGATTCAAACATCTGCAAATGGTGATATAATAATTAATTTGGATAAATCGCCTCCTGTTGGAGGACATAGACCATCAGTAGATGTTATGATGACTTCTCTGTCGGAAACAGGGTTACAAAATATAATCGGTGTTATTCTGACAGGTATGGGTGCTGATGGAAGTGCAGGAATTAAAAAATTAAAGGAAGTAAATAAAAGTTTTATAATAGCCCAAGATGAAGAAACAAGCGTAGTTTATGGAATGCCAAAAATGGCAGTACAAACCGGAGCAGTAGACAAAATAGTATCACTTGATAAAATTCCAAGTGAAATAATCCAATATTTGGGGGTGCGTTAA
- a CDS encoding MinD/ParA family protein produces the protein MIDQADKLRQIVNNLNKKENLQQPQNLAEQKRAKVITVTSGKGGVGKTNVTVNLAIALSQRGYRVVIIDADLGLSNIDVVFGIVPKYTMLDCIKNGKDLVDILCDGPGNIKFISGGSGVQELINLDKSSLEIFMANMSLLDHIADYILIDTGAGLSDTVMNFVMSADEVVLVVTPEPTSITDAYALVKTVSNIKKDCAINVLINRAESEQEAKNVYNNFAMVSEKFLGMKLHSLGYLPFDQMLIKSVKLQKPYLLSYPKNYTSKLFVELADTLIKNDMNQQKNTQSGIKGFLNRFVGLFTH, from the coding sequence ATGATAGATCAAGCTGATAAGTTAAGGCAGATAGTTAATAATCTTAATAAAAAGGAAAACCTGCAGCAGCCTCAAAACTTAGCAGAGCAAAAACGTGCAAAGGTTATTACTGTAACCAGTGGAAAAGGTGGGGTAGGTAAAACAAATGTTACCGTAAACCTTGCAATAGCTCTTAGTCAAAGAGGCTACAGAGTTGTAATAATTGATGCTGACTTGGGTTTATCAAATATAGATGTTGTATTTGGAATTGTGCCTAAATACACAATGTTGGATTGTATTAAAAATGGAAAGGATTTAGTGGACATACTGTGTGATGGACCAGGAAATATAAAATTTATTTCCGGCGGTTCAGGTGTACAGGAACTAATTAACCTTGACAAAAGTTCTTTGGAAATTTTTATGGCAAATATGTCATTACTTGATCATATTGCTGATTATATTTTAATAGATACAGGTGCCGGTTTATCTGATACTGTTATGAATTTTGTAATGTCTGCCGACGAAGTAGTTCTTGTTGTAACACCGGAACCCACGTCTATTACCGATGCATATGCATTAGTAAAGACTGTATCAAATATAAAAAAAGACTGTGCAATAAATGTTTTGATAAACAGAGCTGAAAGTGAGCAAGAGGCTAAAAATGTGTACAATAACTTTGCAATGGTTTCTGAAAAGTTTTTAGGCATGAAACTTCATTCACTGGGTTATCTGCCATTTGATCAGATGTTAATAAAATCAGTAAAACTTCAAAAGCCGTATTTGTTAAGTTATCCTAAAAATTATACTAGTAAGTTATTTGTAGAACTTGCTGATACACTTATAAAAAACGACATGAATCAACAAAAAAATACACAATCTGGCATAAAAGGTTTCCTGAACCGCTTTGTTGGGTTGTTTACTCATTAA